A genomic stretch from Theobroma cacao cultivar B97-61/B2 chromosome 4, Criollo_cocoa_genome_V2, whole genome shotgun sequence includes:
- the LOC18603652 gene encoding uncharacterized protein LOC18603652, which yields MALSFFCSSAICPQHQVNVTFGCKNSLQNVKNLIKSIGVPSKSCSPHESLRKGNWVKLICGASFEDVVDIRNLSLVYTLAGVDCIDCAADPSVVNAVNEGIETAREIVPIRRPWVMISVNDDEDLHFRKAEFDPKNCPSDCSRPCEIVCPANAIFFERETATVEVPFGANRTGESKGGVMTERCYGCGRCFPVCPYDKIREVTYVRDAMATAELLKMKDVDAVEIHTSGRQTHLFGELWDELVDSIRYLRLVAVSLPDNGDATISSMNEMHAIMEPHLSCFNLWQLDGRPMSGDIGRGATRESIAFAVRLAASRERPPGFLQLAGGTNAHTVDGLKKRGLFQTHITSGAPKQLHSLIGGIAYGGYARKIVGRVLSSMHSQHGLTSIEHHPEHLLEALKEALHLVGTVKSYKHFATQP from the exons ATGGCTTTGAGCTTCTTCTGCAGTTCCGCAATTTGCCCTCAACATCAGg TGAATGTGACATTTGGGTGCAAAAACTCTCTTCAGAACGTGAAAAACCTCATCAAATCAATTGGGGTTCCTTCAAAATCGTGCTCCCCGCATGAATCTCTCCGAAAGGGAAACTGGGTCAAGCTCATATGTGGTGCTAGCTTTGAG gatgtAGTCGATATCAGGAATCTCTCCCTTGTTTACACTCTAGCGGGAG TTGATTGCATTGATTGTGCTGCGGATCCATCCGTAGTCAATGCTGTAAATGAAGGCATTGAAACAGCCAGGGAGATTGTACCTATTAGAAGGCCTTGGGTGATGATAAGTGTTAACGATGATGAAGATCTTCATTTCCGTAAAGCCG AATTTGATCCAAAGAATTGTCCATCCGACTGCTCAAGGCCTTGTGAGATTGTTTGTCCTGCTAATGCTATATTCTTTGAGAGAGAAACAGCAACAGTGGAAGTTCCCTTTGGTGCAAATCGAACCGGTGAATCaaag GGCGGAGTCATGACAGAACGCTGCTATGGTTGTGGTCGTTGTTTTCCAGTTTGCCCGTATGATAAAATAA GAGAGGTTACATATGTAAGAGATGCTATGGCTACAGCTGAACTCCTTAAAATGAAAGATGTTGATGCCGTAGAGATACATACAAGTGGAAG GCAGACACATCTCTTCGGAGAACTTTGGGATGAATTGGTGGATTCAATCAGATATCTGAGATTAGTAGCA GTCAGCTTACCTGATAATGGGGATGCAACTATTTCGTCAATGAATGAAATGCATGCTATCATGGAACCGCATCTATCTTGCTTCAACCTATGGCAG TTGGATGGCCGTCCAATGAGTGGAGATATCGGACGAGGTGCCACGAGAGAATCAATCGCTTTCGCTGTTCGTTTGGCTGCTTCAAGAGAAAGACCTCCTG GTTTTCTGCAGTTAGCAGGTGGAACTAATGCTCATACAGTTGACGGTCTGAAGAAAAGGGGACTTTTTCAAACACACATTACTT CTGGTGCACCTAAACAACTGCATTCTTTGATTGGAGGAATAGCATATGGTGGTTATGCTCGGAAG ATTGTTGGAAGAGTCTTGAGTTCCATGCATTCCCAGCACGGTCTTACTAGCATCGAGCATCACCCTGAGCATCTGCTGGAGGCACTTAAAGAAGCCCTTCACTTGGTTGGAACTGTCAAGTCCTATAAGCACTTTGCCACGCAACCGTAG
- the LOC18603650 gene encoding TPD1 protein homolog 1, with protein sequence MSSSHLWIFQLVMLLILFCDLEMHAESSKKFLNSTCGDNCQLTRVDTRPQQAFSSQRKLLVRGSCTDRDISISQSKDSTSGIPQYIVQIVNTCVSGCAPSDIHLHCGWFASARIVIPRTFKRVSYDDCLVNGGKPLKTNQGIRFTYSNSFMYPLSLKSAKFC encoded by the exons ATGAGCTCTAGTCATTTGTGGATTTTTCAGCTGGTGATGCTCCTAATTCTATTCTGTGATCTTGAAATGCATGCAG AATCGTCCAAGAAATTTCTGAATTCAACTTGTGGTGATAACTGCCAGTTAACAAGAGTTGACACGAGACCACAGCAGGCATTTTCAAGTCAAAGAAAGCTTTTGGTGCGAG GTAGTTGCACTGACAGAGATATAAGCATCTCGCAAAGTAAGGATTCCACATCTGGGATCCCACAATACATAGTGCAGATTGTCAACACCTGTGTTTCTGGTTGTGCTCCCTCAGACATCCATCTCCACTGCGGTTGGTTTGCCTCTGCAAGAATAGTAATCCCGAGAACTTTCAAGAGGGTCTCTTATGATGATTGCTTGGTGAATGGAGGAAAACCTTTGAAGACCAACCAAGGCATCAGATTCACTTACTCCAACTCCTTCATGTACCCTCTTTCACTAAAGTCTGCTAAGTTCTGCTGA
- the LOC18603653 gene encoding E3 ubiquitin-protein ligase RNF12-A codes for MEDENKSVSHVSIVDMEVPCDKTSSSSSAPMFEIEVKATFIIVEKNTGAGDEMFVEAGRIISHVIHEFPMEDLINDGNGAVSDMLNSMRVPVQPSMVEEIAVCAVRLVTTARYRNSKVLRMQVEIEAVVDDVPDFGTDDDSDGDDDEGPVKAEEVAENVGKVVVEGSGKDCPICLEELVVGFEAACMPCSHVFHDHCIVTWLNRKKRCPCCRFKLS; via the coding sequence ATGGAAGACGAGAACAAGAGTGTCTCTCACGTTTCGATCGTAGACATGGAAGTTCCATGTGACAAAACGTCGTCGTCGTCATCGGCTCCTATGTTCGAAATTGAGGTTAAGGCGACGTTTATCATCGTGGAGAAAAATACCGGCGCAGGAGATgaaatgtttgtcgaggccgGGAGGATTATTTCTCATGTGATCCACGAGTTCCCCATGGAAGACTTGATTAACGATGGCAACGGTGCCGTTTCGGATATGCTCAACTCCATGCGCGTCCCGGTGCAGCCGTCCATGGTGGAAGAAATCGCCGTCTGCGCGGTTCGCTTGGTGACGACTGCTAGATACAGAAACAGCAAGGTTTTGAGGATGCAGGTGGAGATTGAAGCGGTTGTGGATGACGTTCCTGACTTTGGGACTGATGATGACTCGGacggtgatgatgatgaagggCCGGTGAAGGCGGAGGAGGTGGCGGAGAATGTGGGGAAGGTGGTGGTTGAGGGGTCGGGAAAGGATTGTCCAATCTGTTTGGAAGAGTTGGTGGTGGGTTTCGAAGCGGCGTGCATGCCTTGCTCGCATGTTTTTCATGATCATTGCATCGTGACTTGGCTGAACAGGAAGAAACGCTGCCCTTGTTGTCGTTTTAAGTTGTCTTag
- the LOC18603648 gene encoding uncharacterized protein LOC18603648, with protein MLRFFYNCTLFPPSLPSISCLQYNAKKSYVFIEEAIPEFDWNNYCESTVSVPMIEKAVHGALSDGFAGALQQGFELTWQQPDVACRSCEATGGLCGYMISSNDLHKNFFCHCHDGKHSINNHDNGKDLIKFGPNHTAIGALLFGSLIMAATVFYLIQKKSVDLCKPVSQ; from the exons ATGCTACGTTTCTTTTACAACTGTACGCTGTTTCCTCCATCACTTCCTTCCATATCTTGCCTGCAATACAATGCCAAGAAATCGTACGTGTTCATCGAGGAAGCAATCCCAGAGTTCGATTGGAACAACTATTGCGAATCAACAGTGAGTGTCCCGATGATTGAGAAGGCAGTCCATGGAGCTTTAAGCGATGGTTTTGCAGGAGCTTTGCAACAAGGATTCGAGTTAACATGGCAGCAGCCGGATGTTGCTTGTCGATCATGTGAAGCTACTGGAGGCTTGTGCGGATACATGATCAGCAGCAATGACCTGCACAAGAATTTCTTCTGCCATTGCCATGATGGAAAGCATTCAATTAACAACCATGACAATG GTAAAGATTTAATCAAGTTCGGACCAAATCACACAGCCATAG GTGCACTGCTTTTCGGCAGTTTGATTATGGCAGCAACAGTGTTCTATCTCATCCAGAAGAAGAGTGTTGATTTATGCAAACCAGTTTCTCAATAG
- the LOC18603651 gene encoding receptor-like protein kinase ANXUR2 → MKSACQIIVFVLFFPFTMNSILVLSGSSESNFPYILSCGASGDETDADGRKWSPDTKFLASSDNSETVTALYQDPSLPSTVPYMNARIFTSTTSYKFSVSQKTRLWLRLYFYPSTYNNLDPSKGCFSVVANGFTLLKNFSASITAKALTQAYIAREFSLTPVESGDLNVTITPSTEQSGSYAFINGIEVIPMPDIFQQPAALVGYSDQSVDVQSSSLQTMYRLNVGGQSIAPNNDSGLARIWYDDSPYLFGAAIGVSSKAGKNVRIQYSKDVTEDIAPLNVYSTARTMGPDPKVNQNYNLTWVFQIDANFTYIVRLHFCEYQLTKINQRVFDIFVNNQTAQSGADVIGWAGSRGIPVYKDYAAYVTDQTGDDEIWVALHPTVSMKPEYYDAILNGLEVFKVNDTNANLAGPNPVPSEMLVEAEAAEKTFSSSGSKFGSLVGGVAGGLAGCALAVAIVIFVHTKKNNVGGIHAKSGNWLPLYSHSNTTSKSTISGKSNASSHLSSLAAGLCRHFSLWEIKHGTKNFNESKVIGVGGFGKVYKGTIDGGTEVAIKRSNPSSEQGVHEFQTEIEMLSKLRHRHLVSLIGFCEEDGEMILVYDYMANGTLREHLYKSNKPPLSWKQRLEICIGAARGLHYLHTGARYTIIHRDVKTTNILLDENWVAKVSDFGLSKTGPNLNEGHVSTMVKGSFGYLDPEYFRRQQLTEKSDVYSFGVVLFEVLGARPALNANLPKEQVSLADWALHCQRKGTLHEIIDPHLKGKINPECLKKFAETAEKCLSDHGIDRPSMGDVLWNLEFSLQLEENPGRVVVAENKANDAYATHTALLGIEEEIANEEVDDLNQNAVFSELVNPEAR, encoded by the coding sequence ATGAAATCCGCATGCCAAATCATAGTTTTTGTTCTGTTCTTTCCTTTTACTATGAACTCGATTCTTGTTCTTAGCGGAAGCTCTGAATCAAACTTCCCCTATATCCTTTCTTGTGGTGCATCAGGTGATGAAACCGATGCAGATGGACGAAAATGGAGTCCTGACACAAAGTTTCTTGCCTCTTCTGATAATTCGGAAACAGTTACGGCTCTGTACCAAGACCCTTCCCTGCCATCAACAGTCCCATACATGAATGCAAGGATTTTCACGTCAACAACATCGTACAAGTTCTCTGTTTCACAAAAGACCCGCCTTTGGCTCAGGCTCTATTTTTATCCCTCTACTTATAATAATCTTGATCCATCCAAAGGGTGTTTTTCTGTCGTCGCGAATGGCTTCACGCTTCTTAAAAACTTCAGTGCCTCCATCACAGCAAAAGCTCTTACGCAGGCCTATATTGCTAGAGAATTCTCTCTAACGCCTGTCGAATCTGGTGATCTCAATGTCACTATTACCCCCTCTACAGAACAAAGTGGATCGTACGCTTTTATCAATGGCATTGAGGTGATTCCAATGCCTGATATATTCCAACAGCCTGCAGCTTTGGTCGGATACAGCGATCAATCTGTTGATGTTCAAAGCTCCTCTTTGCAAACAATGTATAGGTTAAATGTAGGTGGACAGTCCATTGCTCCAAACAATGACTCCGGTCTTGCACGAATATGGTACGATGATTCACCATATCTGTTTGGTGCTGCAATTGGTGTCTCCTCCAAGGCGGGTAAAAATGTTAGAATTCAATATTCTAAAGATGTAACAGAAGATATTGCACCATTGAATGTGTACAGTACTGCAAGAACAATGGGCCCGGATCCGAAagttaatcaaaattataatctCACTTGGGTTTTTCAGATTGATGCAAATTTTACATATATTGTTAGGTTACATTTTTGTGAGTATCAGCTTACCAAAATTAACCAAAGAGtgtttgatatttttgttaacAACCAAACAGCACAGAGTGGGGCTGATGTTATCGGCTGGGCAGGATCTCGAGGAATACCAGTTTATAAGGATTATGCAGCCTATGTTACCGATCAAACCGGAGATGATGAGATATGGGTCGCATTGCATCCTACTGTATCCATGAAGCCTGAATACTATGATGCAATTCTTAATGGATTGGAGGTTTTCAAAGTTAATGACACAAATGCAAATTTGGCTGGCCCGAATCCTGTTCCATCAGAAATGCTTGTTGAGGCAGAAGCAGCAGAGAAAACATTCTCTTCATCAGGGTCTAAGTTTGGCTCTTTGGTTGGTGGGGTTGCAGGAGGGCTTGCTGGCTGTGCTTTAGCTGTTGCTATAGTTATTTTTGTCCACACAAAGAAGAACAATGTTGGTGGTATTCACGCTAAAAGTGGCAATTGGTTGCCGCTTTATAGCCATTCCAACACAACAAGCAAATCAACAATATCTGGGAAAAGCAATGCAAGTAGCCATCTTTCAAGTCTTGCAGCCGGACTCTGCAGGCATTTCTCCTTATGGGAGATTAAACATGGCACCAAGAACTTCAATGAATCAAAGGTTATTGGTGTTGGAGGTTTTGGCAAGGTTTATAAGGGCACCATAGATGGAGGAACAGAAGTTGCTATAAAAAGATCAAACCCTTCTTCAGAACAAGGAGTTCATGAATTTCAGACTGAAATCGAGATGCTCTCAAAGCTGAGACACCGACATTTAGTCTCATTGATAGGGTTTTGTGAAGAAGATGGAGAGATGATTCTGGTATATGATTACATGGCTAATGGGACTTTGAGGGAGCACCTGTATAAAAGCAATAAACCTCCCTTGTCATGGAAGCAAAGATTGGAAATATGCATTGGAGCTGCAAGGGGACTTCACTATCTTCACACTGGCGCCAGGTACACAATCATTCACAGAGATGTTAAAACTACAAACATTTTATTGGATGAGAATTGGGTGGCAAAAGTTTCAGATTTCGGACTGTCGAAAACAGGTCCTAATCTTAATGAAGGTCATGTCAGTACAATGGTGAAAGGTAGTTTTGGCTACTTGGACCCCGAATACTTCCGCAGGCAACAATTGACTGAAAAATCTGATGTTTACTCCTTTGGGGTAGTCCTTTTTGAAGTGTTGGGCGCAAGGCCGGCTTTGAATGCGAACTTGCCTAAGGAACAAGTTAGTCTGGCTGATTGGGCTCTACACTGCCAAAGGAAGGGTACTCTCCATGAAATTATTGATCCACATCTTAAAGGAAAGATCAATCCTGAATGCCTTAAGAAATTCGCGGAGACAGCTGAGAAATGTCTATCCGATCATGGGATTGATCGGCCTTCAATGGGTGATGTGCTGTGGAATCTTGAATTCTCCCTCCAATTGGAGGAAAATCCTGGCCGGGTGGTGGTGGCAGAAAACAAGGCCAATGACGCTTATGCTACACATACAGCACTGCTTGGCATTGAGGAGGAGATAGCAAACGAGGAAGTTGATGACCTAAACCAAAATGCTGTTTTCTCAGAGTTGGTGAATCCCGAAGCAAGATAA
- the LOC18603647 gene encoding FIP1[V]-like protein — MDSMDDDFGDLYADVEIQASSAIDALFIEPEDNGRSNGAESTDGDEKFDPGSVMEDSDSEDDLNILLNDDDCEKFPVTGARSHGGGYEEDEDSGFGVEGTGSDKISRRVEPVGDGSELNCSGNGVERGTGAKTQFSLFKYVRPHGLPFSSNVRVTGCTGVSPFSSTSARGDREDDVYSQKKGGSLVQVANRHATTNSLPHQFGYGFSLPWYRTILDMKIDAFEEKPWRHPGIDITDFFNFGFNEDSWKRYCNSLEKFRHRSSRQARIPVYFSSKLDQAYEAEAGLETATQEAMTEDVSKVEPSFKCADRGEMPLELPKGRAIQVEDSINERQPSMDLRRPRFQDSDVIIQITVQDFTVDSSESAREELGHGRKCEVSESGKLDVKDDRDVCFSVSAGGDDLSGEHCARVRNASLSCPLRSLQPTTASNQTSLETNNHRNDKLSDMNGRCHPNMDVCISEGIAESMETTYKENEVACRNTYQSDPCMIEPEQSLDDRSHFSPTLSFSESNSEERSKDSVHAVSIDGPSPLRRQSLDYGSELQKSVASYHKSSRIGGSKTKSDDGESYSIHSSPLRDKQKHESWRHRPLVKQRILHESDDDISPIPDAECDRKRYQRCKNPIEEERKHHRGRPHGITDQKIYPENCYKASPSSNALKLCDKDYSSDCSRQKERLQDLGYHDREGSSCYMEKGPCVNGHKRFADSHLQAVRTKGPLSLKEDSDQFAGREWKKEFYHGRRAGIDKEDDMDGFWHHGQRLPAQQGLFPHTCRESGRLVSRYSSASKERDIQWRRGYDGLQLRKKTDHDDCPLDYKHENERLKETYGRSIPFTRCERDMVEPYERWLPPIRREFKVSGRKGRYVDPAYFPLDRPWPMESEEYLRHTYCRSLALETDREPSVPNGRRWRNTLLSRNEAFDSKFIKRYHRHQRIVCHEEDGDNGRCGCYDYVDDNEDGILPNGNQVQSWRRGHSQRGRVVHWTKDKLLGNDRLLAQWVSFSCQKTSKHDLIHARHGSLRDEMLINDLMLEHHGYEMITEGSNANCHERNSIIRQKQKVLKDRDSVDLIVGEGKSSVRHLDGGSLICNGRLEKIGLEFPMEQKSLRDVNDSCGGNRVKTDISNTDGSRTIEKQLDKFSVAECNQDLDIEEGQIICEEQSINLEKENVSETMVQRSKVKMRTLHVDSSDGNRAVGEYDNKRIVETLAKMEKRRERFKDPITIKMEPDKTSEPQVDLVVDTNEIKHQRPARKRRWGVS, encoded by the exons ATGGATTCgatggatgatgattttgGTGACTTATACGCCGACGTTGAAATCCAAGCTAGCTCAGCGATCGACGCATTGTTCATTGAACCAGAAGACAATGGCCGTAGCAATGGCGCCGAAAGCACTGACGGGGATGAGAAATTCGACCCCGGTTCAGTTATGGAAGATAGTGACAGCGAGGACGATTTGAACATTTTGTTGAACGATGATGACTGCGAGAAGTTTCCGGTTACCGGTGCGAGGAGTCACGGTGGTGGCTATGAGGAGGATGAAGATAGCGGTTTTGGTGTGGAGGGAACTGGGTCGGATAAGATTTCAAGGCGGGTGGAACCGGTTGGTGATGGGTCGGAGCTGAATTGTAGTGGAAATGGTGTAGAAAGAGGGACTGGAGCTAAAACGCAGTTTTCGCTCTTCAAG TATGTGAGACCTCATGGATTACCATTTTCAAGTAATGTGAGAGTTACTGGATGTACTGGTGTTTCACCATTCTCTTCTACGTCGGCAAGAGGTGATCGGGAAGATGATGTTTACAGCCAGAAAAAGGGTGGAAGCTTGGTTCAGGTTGCTAACAGACATGCTACCACGAATTCATTACCACATCAATTTGGATATGGTTTTTCTCTTCCATGGTATAG GACAATATTGGATATGAAAATTGATGCATTTGAGGAGAAACCTTGGAGGCATCCCGGCATAGATATAACAGATTTCTTCAATTTTGGTTTCAATGAGGACAGTTGGAAACGATACTGTAACTCCCTG GAGAAATTTCGGCACCGGTCGTCCAGGCAGGCTAGGATTCctgtttatttttcttcaaaacttgaTCAG GCTTATGAAGCTGAGGCTGGGCTTGAGACAGCAACTCAAGAAGCTATGACTGAGGATGTATCTAAAGTTGAACCATCATTTAAATGTGCTGATAGAGGAGAGATGCCCTTGGAATTG CCAAAAGGAAGAGCAATTCAGGTCGAAGACAGCATCAATGAACGCCAACCATCCATGGATCTAAGGCGTCCACGTTTTCAGGATTCTGATGTTATTATACAG ATAACTGTGCAGGATTTCACTGTGGATTCCTCTGAGTCTGCAAGGGAGGAACTAGGTCATGGTAGAAAGTGTGAAGTGTCAGAATCTGGGAAGTTGGATGTGAAGGATGACAGAGATGTTTGCTTTTCTGTTAGTGCTGGCGGTGATGACCTGTCTGGAGAGCATTGTGCAAGGGTCAGAAATGCGTCCCTGTCTTGTCCTTTGAG GTCTTTGCAGCCAACAACTGCATCTAATCAAACTTCACTGGAGACTAATAATCACAGAAATGACAAGCTCTCTGATATGAATGGGCGTTGTCATCCAAATATGGATGTTTGCATATCAGAAGGAATTGCTGAATCAATGGAAACAACATATAAGGAAAATGAAGTGGCTTGCAGAAATACTTACCAGTCAGATCCTTGCATGATTGAACCAGAACAATCACTTGACGATCGGAGTCATTTTAGCCCTACACTTTCCTTTTCTGAAAGCAATTCTGAAGAAAGATCCAAAGATAGCGTTCATGCTGTTTCCATTGACGGTCCAAGTCCATTAAGAAGGCAATCACTAGATTATGGCTCTGAATTGCAGAAGTCAGTTGCATCTTATCATAAAAGTTCCAGAATTGGTGGCAGCAAAACAAAATCAGATGATGGAGAAAGTTATTCAATACATTCAAGTCCACTCAGAGACAAGCAAAAGCATGAGAGCTGGAGACACCGACCTCTTGTGAAACAGAGGATCTTGCATGAAAGTGATGATGACATTTCTCCAATACCAGATGCAGAGTGTGATAGGAAAAGATATCAAAGATGTAAAAATCCCATTGAGGAAGAAAGGAAGCATCACCGTGGTAGACCTCACGGTATTACTGATCAGAAGATATATCCTGAAAACTGCTATAAAGCTTCCCCTTCATCAAATGCACTGAAACTCTGTGATAAAGATTACTCATCTGATTGTAGCAGACAGAAAGAAAGACTGCAAGATCTTGGTTATCATGACAGAGAAGGTTCCTCATGCTACATGGAGAAAGGACCTTGTGTTAATGGCCATAAAAGGTTTGCTGACAGCCATCTTCAGGCTGTCCGCACAAAAGGTCCTCTAAGCTTAAAAGAAGATTCGGATCAGTTTGCTGGAAGAGAATGGAAAAAGGAGTTTTATCATGGAAGAAGAGCTGGCATAGATAAAGAAGATGACATGGATGGGTTTTGGCATCATGGACAAAGACTTCCTGCTCAACAGGGTTTGTTTCCTCACACTTGCAGGGAATCTGGGAGGTTAGTCTCAAGGTATTCCTCTGCTtcaaaagaaagagatattcaATGGAGAAGGGGATATGATGGACTCCAGCTTCGGAAGAAAACTGATCATGATGATTGTCCATTAGATTATAAGCATGAAAATGAACGGTTAAAAGAAACGTATGGTAGATCCATTCCATTCACTCGTTGTGAAAGGGATATGGTTGAACCATATGAGAGATGGCTACCACCAATTAGGAGAGAATTCAAAGTTTCTGGCAGAAAAGGTAGATATGTTGATCCTGCCTATTTCCCTTTGGATAGACCGTGGCCGATGGAAAGTGAAGAGTATCTGAGACACACGTATTGTAGATCTCTAGCCTTGGAGACTGACAGAGAACCTTCCGTACCTAATGGAAGAAGGTGGCGTAACACTTTATTATCAAGAAATGAGGCATTTGACTCCAAGTTTATTAAAAGATACCATAGACATCAGAGAATAGTATGTCATGAGGAAGATGGAGACAATGGTCGATGTGGTTGTTATGATTATGTCGATGACAATGAAGATGGTATCTTGCCAAATGGGAATCAAGTTCAGTCGTGGAGAAGGGGCCATAGTCAGCGAGGTAGAGTAGTACACTGGACGAAGGATAAACTACTTGGAAATGATAGATTGTTAGCCCAATGGGTGTCTTTTTCCTGTCAAAAAACTTCTAAGCATGACTTAATTCATGCTAGGCATGGATCCCTCCGTGATGAGATGCTCATTAATGATTTGATGTTGGAGCATCACGGATATGAAATGATAACTGAAGGAAGTAATGCCAACTGTCATGAAAGAAATTCTATTATTAGGCAAAAGCAGAAGGTCCTGAAGGACAGGGACTCAGTTGACTTGATTGTTGGGGAAGGAAAG TCTTCTGTAAGGCACTTGGATGGTGGAAGCTTAATATGCAATGGAAGGCTTGAAAAGATTGGCTTGGAATTTCCTATGGAGCAGAAATCTTTAAGGGATGTTAATGACTCTTGTGGAGGCAACAGAGTTAAGACAGACATCTCAAATACGGATGGTAGCAGAACTATTGAGAAACAGCTTGATAAGTTTTCAGTTGCAGAGTGTAATCAAGATCTGGATATTGAGGAGGGTCAGATTATATGTGAAGAACAAAGTATTAAcctggaaaaggaaaatgtttcTGAGACTATGGTGCAAAGGAGCAAGGTCAAGATGAGAACATTGCATGTTGACAGTTCTGACGGAAATAGAGCTGTGGGTGAATATGACAACAAACGGATAGTGGAGACACTAGCAAAGATGGAGAAACGAAGGGAACGGTTTAAGGATCCCATCACAATAAAAATGGAGCCAGACAAGACTTCTGAGCCTCAAGTTGACTTGGTAGTTGACACTAATGAAATTAAGCACCAAAGGCCTGCTCGAAAGAGGCGGTGGGGTGTAAGTTAG